Proteins encoded together in one Scylla paramamosain isolate STU-SP2022 unplaced genomic scaffold, ASM3559412v1 Contig41, whole genome shotgun sequence window:
- the LOC135098033 gene encoding trigger factor-like — protein sequence MGNGDSAVEDNDDLTEDDDDLTEDDDDLIEDDDLTEDDDDLGVAEDDDDLTEDDDDLTEDDDDLTEDDDDLTEDDDDLAEDDDDFTVVDEGLTVVDDLTVVDEGLTVVDEGLTVVDEGLTVVDEGLTVVDGLTVVVAGLTALDDDFTVVDDGPTVVDADLVRTEDSRGVPGPGT from the exons ATGGGGAACGGCGACTCGGCTGTGGAGGACA atgatgacctgactgaagatgatgatgacttgactgaagatgatgatgacttgattGAAGATGATGAcctgactgaagatgatgatgatttgggagtggctgaagatgatgatgacttgactgaagatgatgatgacttgactgaagatgatgatgacttgactgaagatgatgatgacttgactgaagatgatgatgacttggctGAAGATGACGATGATTTTACAGTAGTGGATGAAGGTTTGACTGTAGTGGATGActtgactgtagtggatgaaggcttgactgtagtggatgaaggcttaactgtagtggatgaaggcttgactgtagtggatgaaggCTTGACTGTGGTGGATGGCTTAACTGTAGTGGTTGCCGGCTTGACAGCACTAGATGATGACTTTACTGTAGTGGATGACGGCCCTACAGTAGTGGATGCTGACTTGGTGAGGACAGAGGACAGCAGAGGCGTGCCTGGGCCGGGCACGTAG